In a genomic window of Amphiprion ocellaris isolate individual 3 ecotype Okinawa chromosome 11, ASM2253959v1, whole genome shotgun sequence:
- the tnfsf13b gene encoding tumor necrosis factor ligand superfamily member 13B isoform X2, which yields MTVLAGVKPGAGQGAGEGRPSWPVFLLTLAAVISSFLSALSLYQLVDLRSEIEGLKIACHRKEEGQEARYGSQTESGRRSSQETPHYPGSQHANDLIRRKRTAAGKETFVSQPCLQLLANSSRKTFRKGIPWQTGLKRGSALEEDNDRILVREEGFYFVYSQVYYMDSTFAMGHVVIRWKRNVVGDELSFVFLFRCIQTMNPEYAFNTCYTGGIVKLEVGDYLELLIPRPAANVSLDGDSTFLGAVKLA from the exons ATGACGGTTTTAGCAGGTGTGAAGCCTGGGGCTGGACAAGGGGCAGGTGAAGGAAGGCCCTCCTGGCCAGTTTTCCTGCTAACGCTAGCTGCTGTCATCTCCTCTTTTCTGTCAGCTTTGTCCCTGTACCAACTGGTAGATCTCAGATCTGAAATAGAGGGACTCAAAATAGCCTGTCACAGGAAAGAAGAGGGTCAAGAGGCCAGGTACGGAAGCCAG ACCGAGAGTGGCAGGAGAAGCAGCCAGGAGACTCCGCACTATCCTGGGTCTCAACATGCCAACGACCTGATAAGGAGGAAGAGGACGGCAGCTGGAAAAGAGACGTTTG TTTCTCAGCCTTGTCTGCAGTTGTTGGCAAACAGTAGcagaaaaaccttcaggaaag GTATCCCTTGGCAGACTGGGCTGAAGAGAGGCTCTGCCCTGGAGGAGGACAACGACCGCATATTGGTCAGAGAGGAGGGCTTCTACTTTGTGTACAGTCAG GTCTACTACATGGACAGCACCTTTGCAATGGGCCACGTGGTGATCCGGTGGAAGAGGAATGTTGTGGGAGATGAGCtctcatttgtgtttctgttccgCTGCATCCAAACCATGAACCCTGAGTACGCTTTCAACACCTGCTACACGGGAG GTATTGTGAAGCTGGAGGTCGGAGACTACTTGGAGCTTCTGATCCCGCGGCCCGCTGCCAACGTGTCCCTGGATGGTGATTCCACCTTCCTGGGTGCTGTCAAACTGGCCTGA
- the abhd13 gene encoding protein ABHD13 — MEKPWRLWGAMERCTLTLASWSWGACRVSLLALILTFHLYGGFFLLALILASVAGILYKFQDVLLYFPDQPSSSRLYVPMPTGIPHENVYIRTKDGVKLNLILLRYTGGDSPPGVTSGNQSSPTSSAPPTILYFHGNAGNIGHRVPNALLMLVNLKANVVLVDYRGYGKSEGEPSEDGLYLDAEATLDYVMTRPDLDKTKVVLFGRSLGGAVAVRLASVNPHRVAAIIVENTFLSIPHMAATLFSFLPMRLLPLWCYRNQFLSYRQVALCRMPSLFVSGLSDQLIPPVMMKQLYELSPARTKRLAIFPEGTHNDTWQCQGYFAALEQFMKDLLKSHAHEESAQPSASVTII, encoded by the coding sequence ATGGAGAAGCCCTGGAGGCTGTGGGGGGCGATGGAGCGCTGTACTCTGACTCTGGCCTCCTGGTCCTGGGGTGCCTGTCGAGTGTCTCTTTTGGCCCTCATCCTTACCTTCCACCTGTATGGAGGGTTTTTTCTCCTTGCACTCATCCTAGCATCCGTGGCGGGAATCCTCTACAAATTCCAGGATGTTCTCCTCTACTTCCCCGACCAGCCCTCCTCCTCTCGCCTTTATGTTCCCATGCCAACAGGAATCCCACACGAGAATGTGTACATTCGCACCAAAGATGGTGTGAAGCTAAACCTCATCCTTCTCCGTTACACAGGAGGGGACTCACCTCCTGGAGTCACCTCTGGCAATCAAAGCAGCCCCACTTCCTCTGCTCCACCTACCATCCTTTATTTCCATGGTAATGCAGGTAATATTGGTCACAGGGTGCCAAACGCCCTGTTGATGCTGGTCAATCTAAAAGCTAACGTGGTGCTGGTGGACTATCGTGGCTATGGAAAAAGCGAGGGGGAGCCCAGTGAGGATGGGCTGTACCTGGATGCAGAGGCCACACTGGACTATGTGATGACCCGTCCTGATCTGGACAAGACAAAGGTGGTACTCTTTGGTCGCTCATTAGGAGGGGCTGTGGCCGTGCGCTTGGCATCAGTCAACCCTCACCGTGTAGCAGCCATTATTGTGGAGAACACCTTCCTCAGCATCCCCCACATGGCAGCAACGCTCTTCTCCTTCTTGCCCATGCGCCTGCTGCCCTTATGGTGCTATAGGAATCAGTTCCTGTCCTATCGGCAGGTGGCGCTGTGCCGCATGCCTTCGCTGTTTGTGTCTGGTCTGTCAGACCAGCTCATCCCACCAGTTATGATGAAACAACTGTATGAGTTGTCTCCTGCGCGGACTAAACGCCTGGCTATCTTTCCAGAGGGCACGCACAATGACACGTGGCAGTGTCAGGGCTACTTCGCTGCTTTGGAGCAGTTCATGAAAGACCTGCTGAAGAGCCATGCCCACGAGGAGAGCGCTCAGCCCTCAGCTAGTGTCACCATTATCtga
- the tnfsf13b gene encoding tumor necrosis factor ligand superfamily member 13B isoform X1, whose amino-acid sequence MTVLAGVKPGAGQGAGEGRPSWPVFLLTLAAVISSFLSALSLYQLVDLRSEIEGLKIACHRKEEGQEARYGSQTESGRRSSQETPHYPGSQHANDLIRRKRTAAGKETFVSQPCLQLLANSSRKTFRKEISSELYTGIPWQTGLKRGSALEEDNDRILVREEGFYFVYSQVYYMDSTFAMGHVVIRWKRNVVGDELSFVFLFRCIQTMNPEYAFNTCYTGGIVKLEVGDYLELLIPRPAANVSLDGDSTFLGAVKLA is encoded by the exons ATGACGGTTTTAGCAGGTGTGAAGCCTGGGGCTGGACAAGGGGCAGGTGAAGGAAGGCCCTCCTGGCCAGTTTTCCTGCTAACGCTAGCTGCTGTCATCTCCTCTTTTCTGTCAGCTTTGTCCCTGTACCAACTGGTAGATCTCAGATCTGAAATAGAGGGACTCAAAATAGCCTGTCACAGGAAAGAAGAGGGTCAAGAGGCCAGGTACGGAAGCCAG ACCGAGAGTGGCAGGAGAAGCAGCCAGGAGACTCCGCACTATCCTGGGTCTCAACATGCCAACGACCTGATAAGGAGGAAGAGGACGGCAGCTGGAAAAGAGACGTTTG TTTCTCAGCCTTGTCTGCAGTTGTTGGCAAACAGTAGcagaaaaaccttcaggaaag AAATTTCATCAGAACTATACACAGGTATCCCTTGGCAGACTGGGCTGAAGAGAGGCTCTGCCCTGGAGGAGGACAACGACCGCATATTGGTCAGAGAGGAGGGCTTCTACTTTGTGTACAGTCAG GTCTACTACATGGACAGCACCTTTGCAATGGGCCACGTGGTGATCCGGTGGAAGAGGAATGTTGTGGGAGATGAGCtctcatttgtgtttctgttccgCTGCATCCAAACCATGAACCCTGAGTACGCTTTCAACACCTGCTACACGGGAG GTATTGTGAAGCTGGAGGTCGGAGACTACTTGGAGCTTCTGATCCCGCGGCCCGCTGCCAACGTGTCCCTGGATGGTGATTCCACCTTCCTGGGTGCTGTCAAACTGGCCTGA